In the Tessaracoccus lacteus genome, TCAGGAACGTGTTCACGCCGAGCGCGCCACCGAGGTAGACGCAGATCAACGAGAGCTTGGAGTTCAGGCCGAGGACGGGGAACACCTCGCCGATGGCGAGCAGCATCAGGAAGATGGCGACGAACGCGAGCGCCTGCGGGAACATCTGCACGATGAGCAGCGTCGTCAGGCCGACACGCCGACCGGTGAACCGGAAGCGCGAGAACGCGTAGGCGGCGCATGCGCCCATCAACACCGTGCCGATGGCGGCGGACCCGCCGACGATGAGCGTGTTGGCGTACCAGGTCCAGTACGACGTCTCGCCGAGCGCCTTGAAGTTGTCGAGCGAGAAGACCGTGAACAGCGAGTTGCTGGCGGCCAGCGAGCCGTTCGGGTTCAGCGACGCCGAGACGATGTAGATGAGCGGGAAGACCGCGTAGAACAGGATGAACACCGCGAGGATGTACTTCCAGCCGACCTCCAGGAACCAGCGCTTGCGGCGGGCCGAGGTGCGGGATGCGGGGACGGTGTCAGCAGACATCAGGCGTACTCCTCGAGCTTCTTGGTCTGGCGGAACGCGATCGCGGAGATCACACCGACGATGGCGAACACGATGATCGACAGGGCGCTGGCCAGGCCGTAGTCGGCCACGCCCCGGTTGACGCCGGAGATGTCCCAGATCGCGGAGATCAGGATGTCGGTGGCGCCGAGGGCGTACGGGGCGCCGGGAATGGCGGGCCCGCCGTCGTTGAACATGAAGATCACGGTGAAGTTGTTGAAGCTGAATGCGAAGGACGAGATCAGCAGCGGAGCCGTTGCGACCAGCACGAGCGGCAGG is a window encoding:
- a CDS encoding sugar ABC transporter permease, whose amino-acid sequence is MSADTVPASRTSARRKRWFLEVGWKYILAVFILFYAVFPLIYIVSASLNPNGSLAASNSLFTVFSLDNFKALGETSYWTWYANTLIVGGSAAIGTVLMGACAAYAFSRFRFTGRRVGLTTLLIVQMFPQALAFVAIFLMLLAIGEVFPVLGLNSKLSLICVYLGGALGVNTFLMYGFFNTIPIEIDESAKIDGASHAQIFWRLIMPLVTPILAVVALLAFISSFGDYIISKIILVSEDNWTLAVGMYQWVSNQLTSRWGLFAAGALLAAVPVLVLFLTLQRYIVGGLTAGSVKG